In a genomic window of Quercus lobata isolate SW786 chromosome 4, ValleyOak3.0 Primary Assembly, whole genome shotgun sequence:
- the LOC115984785 gene encoding probable LRR receptor-like serine/threonine-protein kinase At3g47570, which produces MGLCSHLSSAPPSSSFSMHTFILLWCFGLFLTSVVGGNNETDRLALLDFKAKISKDPLGVMSSWNDSIHFCQWKGVSCGRRHQRVTALDLHSQKLVGSISPNVGNLSFLWKLNLENNSFYNEIPPEIGRLHRLEILLLNNNTIGGTIPTNLSSCAKLRVFHAAVNNLVGEIPTELGTLSKLRFFAIHKNSLTGIIPPSFGNLSSLEGFCAAYNNLGGSIPDSFGQLTKLKVFAVGSNRLSGTIPPSFFNISSITKIDVGVNQIQGHLPSDIGITLPNLEIFSISNNQFIGSIPISISSASNLHILNLAENKLTGEVPSLDKLNEVRLFSIAENQLGNGGANDLSFLCSLSNATNLRDLEINTNNFGGELPTCIGNISTSLTFFYLNNNKISGNIPSVIGNLINLEDIEMWNNKFSGNIPFILGNLHKLQFLDLSQNNFIGNIPSSLGNLTNLLELYLGDNNLQGSIPSSLSQCQNLITFHLPHNNLSGIISSQVIGLSFSLNSLDLSGNQFTGVLPREIGNLKNLEHLDISENMLKKRRENTSSDSINLFLNVSYQCLLNATNRFSFDNLIGVGSFGSVYKGTLDQYRHAVAIKVLNLGRHGASKSFKVECEVLRNIRHRNLVQLLTACSSIDNQGHDFKALVYEFLGNGNLDEWLHPTPRTNDALEKPRKLSFLQRLNIAIDVASALEYLHYHCETPIVHCDLKPSNVLLDDEMVGHVSDFGLARFLHDIIQDSSTNQISSIGVRGTIGYTPPEYGMGNEVSIYGDVYSYGILLLEIFTGKRPTDNMFHDSLSLRDFVKETLPEQIIDIIDPAVLGERQKGERRMNDTCNGNRNGSSKVHECLILILGIGVACSTEISRERMNISAVVADLLSIRQNFLRTRIYTTQTEYKQQMCRSQSFNAPPYFDGSNYAFWKVRMRAFLCSIDESVWDAVDVGWTRPEATKSIWDKAALAAANANSKALNAIFCGVSPDEFHRISHVTITKEV; this is translated from the exons ATGGGGCTTTGTTCACACCTGAGTTCCGCTCCAccatcttcatctttttccatgCACACATTTATTCTTCTCTGGTGCTTTGGCTTGTTCCTCACCTCTGTGGTTGGCGGGAATAATGAGACAGACCGGTTGGCATTGCTCGACTTCAAAGCCAAGATTAGTAAAGATCCTCTCGGGGTCATGAGCTCTTGGAATGATAGCATCCATTTTTGCCAATGGAAAGGTGTTTCCTGTGGTCGTCGACATCAAAGGGTCACTGCGTTGGATCTGCACTCTCAAAAACTGGTAGGCTCTATATCCCCAAACGTtggaaatttaagttttttgtggAAGCTAAACCTTGAAAACAATAGCTTTTATAATGAAATTCCTCCAGAAATTGGCCGTTTGCACAGACTAGAAATCTTGCTATTGAACAATAACACAATAGGTGGAACAATTCCTACCAATTTATCCAGTTGTGCCAAACTTAGAGTGTTTCATGCGGCTGTTAATAATCTGGTTGGAGAAATCCCCACAGAGCTTGGCACCTTGTCAAAGCTCCGATTCTTTGCTATTCATAAAAATAGTTTGACAGGAATTATCCCACCTTCTTTTGGAAACCTATCATCTCTAGAAGGTTTTTGTGCAGCTTATAATAACCTGGGTGGGAGTATCCCTGATTCTTTTGGCCAATTGACCAAACTTAAAGTCTTTGCTGTGGGTTCAAATAGGTTGTCTGGTACAATTCCTCCGTCATTCTTCAATATCTCTTCAATAACAAAGATTGATGTAGGAGTTAACCAAATCCAAGGGCATCTTCCATCGGACATAGGTATTACTCTACcaaatttagaaatattttccaTCAGCAACAACCAGTTTATTGGATCTATCCCTATTTCAATTTCTAGTGCCTCGAATTTGCATATTCTAAATTTGGCCGAGAATAAACTAACTGGAGAAGTTCCTTCTTTAGATAAGCTAAATGAAGTGAGGTTGTTTTCCATTGCTGAAAACCAGCTTGGAAATGGAGGAGCAAATGACTTGAGTTTTCTCTGTTCTTTGTCAAATGCTACCAACCTAAGAGATTTGGAGATAAATACCAACAACTTTGGGGGGGAGTTGCCTACATGTATTGGCAACATCTCAACTAGTCttacatttttctatttgaataataataaaatatctggAAATATTCCTAGTGTTATAGGGAATCTGATCAATCTGGAGGATATAGAAATGTggaacaataaattttcaggtAACATCCCCTTTATACTTGGAAACCTtcataaattacaatttttggatttgtctcaaaacaatttcattgggAACATTCCATCCTCTCTTGgaaatttaacaaatttgttGGAGTTGTATTTAGGAGACAATAATCTTCAGGGAAGCATCCCTTCAAGTCTAAGTCAGTGCCAAAATTTGATAACTTTTCATCTTCCCCATAACAATCTTAGCGGTATCATATCCTCGCAAGTTATTGGTCTCTCATTTTCACTAAATAGCCTTGACTTGTCTGGCAACCAATTCACTGGTGTCCTTCCCAGGGAAAtaggaaatttgaaaaatttagaacatttGGATATTTCTGAAAATATGTT gaaaaaaaggagagaaaatacCTCAAGTgattcaataaatttatttttgaatgtatCTTACCAATGTCTCCTAAATGCTACTAatagattttcttttgataatctaattggtgtgggtagttTTGGGTCAGTGTATAAAGGAACTCTTGATCAATATAGACATGCAGTTGCTATCAAGGTGTTGAACCTTGGGCGCCATGGAGCTTCCAAAAGTTTCAAAGTCGAGTGTGAGGTTCTAAGAAACATCAGACATCGAAATCTTGTACAGTTGCTCACAGCATGTTCGAGCATTGACAATCAAGGTCATGATTTTAAGGCTTTGGTATACGAGTTCTTGGGAAATGGCAACCTAGATGAGTGGTTACATCCAACTCCAAGAACAAATGATGCTCTTGAGAAACCAAGAAAGTTGAGTTTTCTTCAAAGATTGAATATCGCTATTGATGTTGCTAGTGCATTGGAATATCTTCATTATCATTGTGAAACACCAATTGTTCATTGTGACCTCAAGCCTAGCAATGTTCTTCTCGATGATGAAATGGTTGGACATGTAAGTGATTTCGGCTTGGCAAGATTCCTTCATGATATTATCCAAGATTCTTCTACTAATCAAATAAGCTCCATTGGGGTTAGAGGAACGATTGGTTATACTCCTCCAG AATATGGAATGGGAAATGAGGTGTCAATATATGGTGACGTTTATAGTTAcggtatattattattagagatTTTCACTGGAAAAAGACCAACAGATAACATGTTCCACGATAGCTTAAGTCTTCGTGACTTTGTCAAAGAAACTTTGCCGGAACAAATAATTGACATTATAGATCCTGCTGTTCTCGGGGAAAGACAAAAGGGAGAAAGAAGGATGAATGACACTTGTAATGGGAATCGAAATGGAAGTTCCAAAGTTCATGAATGCTTAATTTTGATACTTGGAATTGGAGTTGCTTGTTCCACTGAAATTTCGAGAGAAAGGATGAATATCAGTGCTGTTGTAGCTGATTTGCTTTCAATTCGGCAAAACTTTCTTAGAACCCGTATATACACTACTCAGACAGAGTACAAGCAAcag ATGTGCCGGTCTCAATCTTTCaatgctccaccatattttgatggaagcaattatgccttttggaaaGTCCGGATGAGGGCATTCTTGTGTTCAATTGATGAAAGTGTATGGGATGCGGTTGATGTTGGATGGACTAGGCCGGAGGCTACCAAATCCatatgggataaggcagccctcGCGGCGGCTAATGCAAATAGCAAGGcactaaatgctattttttgtggtgtatctccagatgagtttcacaggataTCTCACGTCACAATTACTAAGGAGGTGTGA